The Pyxidicoccus sp. MSG2 DNA segment TGCGATTCTCGCCGTGGGAACCCGGGAACGCTGGCGCGGCGTCGAGGTCTCCGACGACGGTGTGCCCGACGTACTGGGCGTCTTCCTGCTGCGTGTCCACGCGGCCTGCCCGGAGCCACGAGTCCGCCGCTCACGTCCTCGAGGAGCTTCGTCGCAAGGACCTGTCCGTCGAGCGGGCCCGAGCCATCGTCGCGGGATGGCTGAAGGGCCTGGTGCCCCAGGCCGCGAAGGGGGACTGGCAGCTGTGGTGCGCGCGAGGCAGGCAGAGCCTCAACCCTTCCGACTGCCCGCCTCGTGCGCTCCCGTAAACCATCATCATCCGGGCACTTCATTGGCCCAGTGAGAAACCACCAAACTGGCCCAATAGGAGGGCCAGTGCGCGTCTAGTCTGGGCTCCAGCGTGGCCGCATGACGTGGCCTCGCTGTGGAGCTTTCCGATGATTGACCTGTACTTCAGCCCCACCCCGAATGGCCTGAAGATTCGACTGTTCCTCGAGGAGACCGGTCTTCCTTACCGGCTCGTTCCGGTTCGCCTGTCGGCCGGAGAGCAGTTCGCTCCGGCGTTCCTCTCCATCTCTCCGAACAACAAGATTCCGGCCATCGTCGACCATGCGCCGCTGCACGGCGAGACGCCGCTGCCGGTGTTCGAGTCCGGCGCCATCCTGCTCTACCTCGCGGAGAAGTCCGACCAGCTCCTGCCCGCGGACGGCCGGGCCCGCGTCGAAGCCACGCAGTGGCTGTTCTGGCAGGTCGCCGGCCTGGGACCGATGGCGGGGCAGGCGGGCTACTTCCGCGTCTACGCATCCGAGCCCCAGTCCGCCGCCATCGAGCGCTACACGCGGGAGGTGTCACGGCTCTATGGGGTGCTCGACCGCAGGCTCGAAGGCAGGGACTTCATCGCGGGCGGGGCGTACTCCATCGCCGACCTCGCCTGCTATCCCTGGGTCGTCCCGCATGCGGCGCACGGGCAGACGCTCTCGGCCTTTCCCAACGTCGAGCGTTGGTTCGAGCGCATCAAGCAGCGGCCCGCCACTCAGCGCGTCTACGACTCCGTCGAGGACGTGTACACGAAGAAGCAGGACCTGTCCGCCGAGGCCCGCCAGGTGTTGTTCCATCAGGGAACTGCTCCGGCGGCGCGTTGAGGTTCCCCATTCATCCGAGCCCCATCATGCCTCTCTATCTATGTGAGACCTGTGGCACGCAGTACGCGGAGACGCCTGCGCCTCCCGAGCACTGTCCCGTATGCGAGGACGAGCGCCAGTATGTGGGCTGGAACGGCCAGCGGTGGACGACGCATGAGGCCCTCGCGAGGAAGTACACGCTGCGCATCGAGGAGGACGCGGGACTGTTGGGCCTCAGCCTGCCGGCGGACTTCGCCATTCCCCAGCGGGCGCTGCACCTGCCGACGGACGTGGGCAATGTGCTCTGGGAGTGCATCAGCCTCGTCACGGATGAGGCGGTCTCCGCGCTGAAGGCGCGCGGGGGGGTGGACCGAATGGTCATCTCGCATCCGCACTTCTACACAGCGATGGTGGAGTGGAGCGAAGCGCTGGGCGGCGTGCCCATCCTGCTGCACGAAGCCGACAGGGAATGGGTGCGCAGGCCGTCGGCGAGCATCCGGTTCTGGAGTGGGGACGTGCTCCGGCTCTCGGAGGACGTCACGCTCATCCGCTGCGGCGGACACTTCCCGGGCAGCACCGCGCTCCATTGGAAGCGGGGACCGCGCTCTGGCGGAACTCTGTTCCCCGGCGACGCGTTACAGGTCGTCTCCGACCGGCGCCACGTCACGTTCATGTACAGCTATCCCAACTTCATCCCGATGAAGCCGAGCGACGTGCGGAGCATGCGCGAGCGCCTGCGCTCCTACGACTTCGAGGACGTGTTCGGCTACACCTGGGGGCGCAACATCCTCGGCGGCGGGCGAGCGGCCGTGGAGACCTCCTTCGAGCGCTACCTGTCCGCGGTCTCTGGCTGAGACGCAGTTGCGGTACGGGGCAGGGGAGGGGCTCGTTCCGTCGCGAGCCCGACGACGGGGCGGGCGCTTGCCTCGTCCCATTCCACGACGAAAGGGGAGGGTGGGCACCGGTGCTCTTCGGCGACCCTCGTGAGCGAGGGGACTCCGATACGCTTCACAGAAGGAGGAATTGGCGGCCACTTTCACCTCGGGGTCCGGTAGCCCCTCTGTGCGCCCCGCTCGGACACTGGCGGGTGGTGGCCCTTGAGGGGGGGGCGGGGCCCCCCGCCGCGTGCCTGCGCGCGCACTGCTTGCGTGTCGGGCGGCCTCTGTGGCCCAGCCGGTGGCGCTGAAACCGAGGTGTCGGGGGGCCTGTGCCCTTGAGTGCAGCCACTCCCGTTGGGGCGGGCCACGTGCAGATGCCAGGGGCAAGGGGACGGTGGGCAACCCCAGGTGCCTCAACACCTCCTTGACGCCGGGGCCTTTGAGCACCGCCACTCCCCTCCGGCGTCCGCCGCAGCCAGGACAGGTGAAGACGTCGAAGTCGAAACTGCGCTTCAGCAGCGTCGCCTGGTCCAACCGCGCAGCGCGCTGCTTGCTCCGCACCTCCGCAGCGCCAGCAGGGGCCTCAGCCCGGCCGCACCGAATCAGTTGGGCTCGCTTGCTCAAGCGTGTGTTCGACATCGACATGCAGCAGTGCCCGAACTGCGGCGGCGAGATGAAGATCATCGCCGCCATCCTGGAGCGGCCGGTGATCGAGAAGAACCTCACGCACCTGGGCTGGAGCCGCAGCCGCAGCCGCTGCCCACGGGCCCGGCGCGCGAGCCGGGGCCGCACTGCGGCTGGGGCAGGCGCTGCGCGTCGTGTCGGCACGACGCTGTCGACATCAGGGTCAACCCTGATACTGAGACCGATGGCGCGGCCTGTGAACGGTCCAGGACCTGCCGACCCAGCACGACGCAGCGGTCGAGCCGCCCAGATCGAGGTACTTCAGGCCACAGCAGGCCACCGCAGGACGACTTTGGGGCCAGTCTCGTGCCTTGCCGAGGGCGTTTGAAATTCCTATGCCCTTGCCGCTGCTCGGCTCAAAGGCGTGCGGCTGGCCGGAGAACGGCTCGCCCGTCGTGGGTCCGGCGGCCATAGGCGAAGCCGCCACCCAGGATGCCGCCCAGCCATTTCCACCGCTCATGCCGACTCCACGCGCTGGCCGAAGAAATAGCGCTGCCCGGACACGAAGCCGGGATGGGGGTGATCCTCGGCATAGCGCTCCAGCACCACCGTCGCATTCAGGGGCTGGAACTCGCCCGTGGCGGAATAGAAGCTGCTGCAGTCCACGCCGGTGAACGGTTCGAACTTCCGGCGCCACGACAGGAAGGCACCCCAGTCGGTCCAGCCGCCGCGGCCGCGGTTGACGAGCGCCTTCCTCATGCACCAGACCATGCGCTCCATGTCCAGCAATTCACCGCCGAACACGGCCACCTCGTCGGTGCCGGCCTGACTCGCAAGCTCGCCCGTGCGGGCATGGACGAGCTCGGCGTATTCGTTGTCGTCGTAGCGGCCGTCATACAGCACCGGCTCGCCGTCGACCGATTCCAGCAGGTTGCTCACGTTCGCCTCGATGGTGCGCTTGTCCGGTAGGCGCCGGACTGCCTTGCGCGCTTCAAGCATGTAAGGCACCAGCCACAGGGCGCCACACCACTGGGCCACCTGGCACGCCTCGATGCGCAGGCCGTCGCCCCCGTCCAGCATCAGGCCGGCGAGGAATTCCAGGTCGTCGCGCCGCCCGGCATCGGCGATCAGGTCGAGGCAGGCCGCCACCAAGGTGGGCGCGGCCTGCTCGTCCAGCACCCAGCGCCGCAGCTGCGCAATGCCGCTGCCGTCGCCCTGCTTGGCCGCCTCCAGGGCGGCGGCGACCGCGATCCACGGGTCGTCGCCCGCAGCGGCTTGGACATCGGCAGCCTGCGCCGCCACCGGGCCCGCGTAGTGGTAGCCACGTCCTTTCCAGAAGAAGCAGCCTTCCAGGAAGGCGGGCCGGTCGAGGTATCGGTAAGTCTGTTGTTGCATGGGTCATCCCTGCCTGAGGCGGTTGGCACGGCTGTCCTGGAGGTCGCTGAGCAGTCCTTCGAGCTTCTCGCACTTGACGCCGGTGGGCGCCAGATTGCCTTGCCCTGCCGGACACCCTCCTGCCGCCTTCGGCACGCGGTGCTGCCGGACACCGCCGAGGCCCTGGTGGCTCCGGCGCTCGGCCTGACCCAGCCGTGGCGCTCCTGTCCGTCTGAATAGCGCCGCGCGTGCGAGCATCGGATGCCGATTCGGGTTCGGGCAGAATGCGCCCATGCGAAGAATCCTGACCGTGCTCCTCGTCCTGCTGGTGGCTCTCGCCGCCTACCTGCTGCTGTGGCCCGTTCCCATCCAGCCGGTGGTGTGGAGCGCCCCTCCGGACCCGGGCTACCAGGGGCCCCATGCGGTGAACCACAAGCTGGCGGGGTTGAAACATCTCGAGCTGGGCGAGGACGTGGGCCCCGAGCACGTCGTCATCCGCGACGGCCACGTCTACGCCGCCGTGCTCAGCGGCGCCATCGTGCGCCTGGCCCCCGATGGCGCCTCGCGGGAGGTGGTGGTGAACACGGGGGGACGGCCGCTGGGCTTCGATTTCGATGCCCGGGGCGACATGATCATCGCGGACCCGATGCGGGGATTGCTCAAGGCCACCCATCTCGGAGCGAACGCGAAGATTGACGTGCTGGCCGACACGGTGGACCACCCCGTGAAGGGAGACCCCATCCTCTATGCCGACGGCGTGGTGGTGGCGCCCGACGGCCGCATCTACTTCACGGATGCCTCGCGCCGCTTCGCTCCCACGAAGTGGGGTGGCACCTTCAACGCCAGCGTGCTCGACATCCTCGAGCACCAATGCACCGGGCGCCTGCTCGAGCACGCGCCGACGGCGAAGACCACGCGCGTGGTGATGACGGGCCTGTGCTTCCCCAACGGGCTGGCGCTCTCCGAGGACGGGAAGTCCCTGTTCCTCACCGAGACAGGCGAGTACCGCATCTGGAAGGTGGCCGTGGATGCGAAGGAGTTGGATGCGAAGCAGCTGGCGGCCCAGCCGAGCGAACAGGCCCGGGTGCTGCTCTCCAATCTGCCCGGCTACCCGGACAACCTGATGCGCGGGCAGGAGGGTCGCATCTGGGTGGGCTTCACCAAGCCTCGCGGCGCCTTCGTGGACAAGGCGGCCGGCAAGCCCTGGCTGCGCGCGCTCTCGGTGCGGCTGCCCAGGTCCTTGTGGCCCGTGCCGAAGCCCTATGGCCACGTCTTCGCGTTCGACGAGGAGGGCCGCGTGCTCGTGGACATGCAGGACCCGAGTGGCGCCTACCCCGAGGCCACCGCCGTGACCGAGACGGACGACCGGCTCTACATCCAGAGCCTCCACGCGAAGACCCTCGGATGGATGGACAAGAAAGCCGCGGGACTGTGAAGACACGACACGGAGGAGACATCATGACCAAGGCCACTTTCCAAGGTTTGTCAGGCAAGACCGCCATCGTCACCGGCGGCGCCACCCTCATCGGCGCCGCCGTGGTGCGGGCACTGCACGAGCAAGGTGTGAAGGTCACCCTGGCCGACATCGACGTCACCGGTGGCGAGGCGGTGGCCGCGAGCTGCGGTGAGGGCGTGTGGTTCCGAGCCACCGACATCACCGATGACGCGCAGGTGCAGGCCTGTGCCGATGAGACGGCGGCCCGCTTCGGCGGCGTGGACTTCCTGGTCAACCTGGCCTGCTCCTACGTGGATGAAGGCTTCAAGTCCTCGCGCGCAGACTGGCTGGGCACCCTCGACGTCAACGTGGTCAGCGCGGTGATGATGCTCAAGGCGGTGCATCCGCACATGAAGAAGGCCGGACGCGGCGCGGTGGTCAACTTCGCCAGCATCTCCTCGCGCGTGGCGCAGCCCGGGCGCTGGCTCTACCCGGTCAGCAAGGCCGCGCTGGTGCAGCTCACCCGCAACATGGCCATGGACCTGGCGCCGGACCACATCCGCGTCAACAGCGTCTCGCCCGGCTGGACCTGGTCGGCCGTCATGAACAAGCTGACGAACGGCGACAGGGCCAAGACCGACCGCGTGGCCGCGCCCTTCCACCTGCTGCGCCGCGTCGGCGACCCCGAAGAGGTGGCGCAAGTGGTGCTGTTCCTGTGCTCGGACCATGCAAGCTTTGTCACCGGCGCCGACTACGCCGTGGACGGTGGTTACTCGGCCATGGGTCCCGAGTCCTACGAGCCCGCCATCCCCAAGCTGATGGAATGAGCGACACGGCCCGCGCGCTCCGCCGCCGGGCGGGCCGCTGGCCGGGACAATTCGAAGGGACGCGGCCGTGCCTGGGACGGCAGGGCCCTGAAGCCGCTATGGTTGTTTCACGGTCCCACCAGGAGGCGGAAGCATGCGCAACATCATGATTGTCGGCGCCGGGCAGTCCGGGTTGCAGCTGGGCATCAGCCTGCTCAAGCGCGGCTACCGCGTCAGCATCTCCAGCAACCGCACGGCGGAGGACCTGCGCACCGGCAAGGTGCTGTCCAGCCAGTGCATGTTCCACGACAGCCTGCAGCTGGAGCGCGACCGTGGCCTGAACTTCTGGGAAAAGGACTGCCCGCCGGTCGAGGGCATCGCCTTCAGCGTGCCGCACCCCGAGCTGCCCGGCGAAAAAGCCCTGAGCTGGGGCCACCGTCTGGACCACTACGCACAGTCGGTGGACCAGCGCGTGA contains these protein-coding regions:
- a CDS encoding glutathione binding-like protein, with translation MIDLYFSPTPNGLKIRLFLEETGLPYRLVPVRLSAGEQFAPAFLSISPNNKIPAIVDHAPLHGETPLPVFESGAILLYLAEKSDQLLPADGRARVEATQWLFWQVAGLGPMAGQAGYFRVYASEPQSAAIERYTREVSRLYGVLDRRLEGRDFIAGGAYSIADLACYPWVVPHAAHGQTLSAFPNVERWFERIKQRPATQRVYDSVEDVYTKKQDLSAEARQVLFHQGTAPAAR
- a CDS encoding SDR family oxidoreductase; translated protein: MTKATFQGLSGKTAIVTGGATLIGAAVVRALHEQGVKVTLADIDVTGGEAVAASCGEGVWFRATDITDDAQVQACADETAARFGGVDFLVNLACSYVDEGFKSSRADWLGTLDVNVVSAVMMLKAVHPHMKKAGRGAVVNFASISSRVAQPGRWLYPVSKAALVQLTRNMAMDLAPDHIRVNSVSPGWTWSAVMNKLTNGDRAKTDRVAAPFHLLRRVGDPEEVAQVVLFLCSDHASFVTGADYAVDGGYSAMGPESYEPAIPKLME
- a CDS encoding SMP-30/gluconolactonase/LRE family protein, encoding MRRILTVLLVLLVALAAYLLLWPVPIQPVVWSAPPDPGYQGPHAVNHKLAGLKHLELGEDVGPEHVVIRDGHVYAAVLSGAIVRLAPDGASREVVVNTGGRPLGFDFDARGDMIIADPMRGLLKATHLGANAKIDVLADTVDHPVKGDPILYADGVVVAPDGRIYFTDASRRFAPTKWGGTFNASVLDILEHQCTGRLLEHAPTAKTTRVVMTGLCFPNGLALSEDGKSLFLTETGEYRIWKVAVDAKELDAKQLAAQPSEQARVLLSNLPGYPDNLMRGQEGRIWVGFTKPRGAFVDKAAGKPWLRALSVRLPRSLWPVPKPYGHVFAFDEEGRVLVDMQDPSGAYPEATAVTETDDRLYIQSLHAKTLGWMDKKAAGL
- a CDS encoding MBL fold metallo-hydrolase; this encodes MPLYLCETCGTQYAETPAPPEHCPVCEDERQYVGWNGQRWTTHEALARKYTLRIEEDAGLLGLSLPADFAIPQRALHLPTDVGNVLWECISLVTDEAVSALKARGGVDRMVISHPHFYTAMVEWSEALGGVPILLHEADREWVRRPSASIRFWSGDVLRLSEDVTLIRCGGHFPGSTALHWKRGPRSGGTLFPGDALQVVSDRRHVTFMYSYPNFIPMKPSDVRSMRERLRSYDFEDVFGYTWGRNILGGGRAAVETSFERYLSAVSG